Proteins co-encoded in one Brassica oleracea var. oleracea cultivar TO1000 chromosome C4, BOL, whole genome shotgun sequence genomic window:
- the LOC106337391 gene encoding dolichol kinase-like, whose protein sequence is MAGESSSPATMTPFETGERVVVAVVVSRVLLSLPLSLISHGFSLFLLCLSAFLIELRAESSPLLLSRFSARRGASSGILLGAVTLPAVMMSKLVQLTRAISLHQAEQDELAHVTMQYWAASASCCAILIYLSVVMSQGKKNESSSSSVWLTRASLTGTVLYGAACFVSLSMISHTGLNTSLKMLWMLFLGLAAVKLIRHLLCTFPSCASIGEALLVTSGLVLYFGDFLACTIAKICEKLIPVDLVSISYGIRRTETGIIVQGLLLGLLLFPIVFRFVLHIYESSLRKRDGPPRNCSDTAKSVFFFVSILLFMVVAVPSWMQFVHDFHQHPFLWVLTFVFSEPLKRLSLCIYWVLLIVVSVLRFYNISRGSKVERILLRKYYHLMAVLMFLPALVLQPKFLDLAFGAALAVFIALEIIRIWRIQPLGEPLHHFMNAFTDHRDSEFLIVSHFSLLLGCALPIWMSSGFNDRALSPFAGILSLGIGDTLASMVGHKYGVLRWSKTGKKTVEGTAAGITSMMAVCFMLVPVLASMGYILSQGWGSLLVAVTATGMLEAYTAQLDNAFIPLVFYALLCL, encoded by the exons ATGGCCGGAGAATCATCATCGCCGGCGACGATGACGCCGTTTGAGACGGGAGAGAGAGTGGTAGTGGCAGTCGTGGTTTCTCGCGTCCTCCTCTCGCTCCCTCTATCTCTAATCTCTCATGGCTTCTCCCTCTTCCTCCTCTGCCTCTCCGCTTTCCTCATCGAGCTACGCGCCGAGAGTTCCCCGCTTCTTCTCTCTCGTTTCAGCGCCAG GCGAGGTGCATCGTCAGGGATATTGCTAGGAGCAGTAACGCTTCCGGCTGTTATGATGTCTAAGCTGGTACAGCTTACAAGAGCTATCTCACTCCATCAAGCTGAACAAGATG AGCTTGCGCATGTGACGATGCAGTATTGGGCAGCGTCGGCGAGCTGCTGTGCAATACTTATATACCTCTCGGTAGTTATGTCGCAAGGGAAGAAGAATGAATCTTCTTCCTCATCCGTTTGGCTTACAAGGGCTAGCTTAACTGGCACAGTTTTGTATGGAGCGGCATGCTTTGTTTCACTTTCCATGATATCACACACTG GCCTAAACACATCATTAAAAATGTTGTGGATGTTATTTCTCGGCCTTGCAGCTGTGAAGTTAATTCGACATTTGCTTTGCACCTTCCCTTCTTGTGCTTCAATTG GGGAAGCGCTTCTTGTGACCAGTGGTCTTGTTCTCTATTTTGGCGACTTTCTGGCATGCACAATTGCAAAG ATTTGCGAGAAATTGATACCTGTGGATCTCGTCTCAATAAGCTATGGAATAAGGAGAACTGAAACCGGCATAATCGTCCAG GGTCTACTGTTGGGCCTTCTACTTTTCCCGATCGTGTTTAGATTCGTTTTGCATATATATGAAAGCTCTTTGAGAAAGAGAGACGGTCCACCAAGAAACTGCAGTGATACTGCAAAATCTGTCTTTTTCTTTGTTTCAATTCTACTTTTTATGGTCGTGGCTGTACCTTCTTGGATGCAGTTTGTACACGATTTCCACCAGCATCCCTTCTTATG GGTGCTCACATTTGTCTTTTCTGAACCTCTGAAGAGACTGTCATTGTGTATCTACTGGGTTCTGTTGATCGTAGTGTCTGTGTTACGGTTTTATAACATTTCAAGAGGTAGCAAGGTTGAGAGAATCTTGCTCCGGAAGTACTACCATCTGATGGCTGTTTTAATGTTCTTGCCTGCTCTTGTCTTACAG CCTAAGTTTCTCGATCTAGCATTTGGTGCAGCATTGGCAGTTTTCATTGCACTGGAGATCATTAGA ATCTGGAGAATTCAGCCGCTTGGAGAGCCGTTACATCACTTCATGAATGCTTTCACAGACCATCGTGATTCAGAGTTTCTGATCGTCAG CCACTTCTCACTGTTGCTTGGGTGTGCGCTACCAATTTGGATGTCTTCTGGGTTTAATGACCGAGCTTTATCCCCATTTGCCGGGATACTCAGCCTCGGGATTGGAGATACATTG GCATCGATGGTTGGTCACAAATATGGGGTGTTAAGATGGAGCAAGACAGGAA AGAAAACGGTAGAAGGTACAGCAGCGGGAATAACATCGATGATGGCAGTGTGCTTTATGTTGGTCCCAGTATTAGCATCAATGGGTTATATACTAAGCCAAGGATGGGGGTCCCTTCTTGTTGCGGTTACAGCCACCGGGATGTTGGAAGCTTACACAGCGCAACTAGACAACGCCTTTATACCTCTGGTCTTTTACGCTCTCCTCTGCTTGTAG
- the LOC106342706 gene encoding protein FAR1-RELATED SEQUENCE 2 isoform X2: MDVEGVAIDLLSRNGANVDEPCEASTSGNATSSTLENFATVGEPINGMEFESKEAAYYFYREYARSVGFGITIKASRRSKRSGKFIDVKIACSRFGTKRESTAAIVNPRSCPKTGCKAGLHMKRKEDEKWVIVSFVKEHNHEISPDDYYASVRGKNKPPVGASAHQKKGLQLALEEDDFKLMLERFAEMQSKQPGFFYAVDFDSEKRIRNVFWLDVKAKQDYYSFSDAVHFDTFYVRSGYRVPFAPFVGVNHHRRYALLGCALIGEESESAYSWLFRTWRKAVGGGQAPGVMITDQDKVLSDVVAEVFPTARHCFSLWSVVSKVPEMVNPLDDGFTECFRDCVDGAWTDEQFERSWSEMVGKFELNENEWLHSLFRDRKKWVPRYFHGLSFAGLSGPERSGSVVSHFDKYMNSEATFNEFFELYTKFLQYRYDVEAKDDLDSQSKEPTLRSSLAFEKQLSLIYTDAAFKKFQTEVLGVVSCQLQKEREDETTAIFRVEDFEKRRNFFVSVKKEVLDVCCSCYLFEYQGFLCKHAMLVLQNSDVSCVPSQYILKRWSKKGNNREEKHEEGAAVDNRMSRFDDLCKRFVKLGEVASLSDEAYKTALQFLGKNLKRCVRLNNSSKFPSEPGLENEGTLDCASKLSRKKKTQKKRKAYNGPEDVTNGSEELRQEPEQVSSRAPTFENCYIPQAADMEATELGSRAAPLGMYYSTQQTIGFSSVSSVQDGYYYGHPATIQAMGNLHSVHGRMNQYETQPSIQGAFQGQSAIRGCYDMEETLQDM, translated from the exons ATGGATGTTGAAGGCGTCGCTATAGATCTTCTATCAAGAAATGGTGCCAATGTTGATGAGCCTTGTGAGGCGAGCACGAGTGGAAATGCTACTAGCAGCACCTTAGAGAACTTCGCAACTGTTGGCGAGCCCATAAACGGGATGGAGTTCGAGTCCAAGGAGGCTGCTTACTATTTCTACAGAGAATACGCAAGATCAGTGGGATTTGGCATCACGATAAAAGCCAGCCGTCGCTCAAAGAGATCAGGAAAGTTCATCGATGTCAAAATAGCGTGTTCGAGATTCGGAACCAAGCGCGAGTCCACCGCGGCTATAGTAAACCCGCGGTCATGTCCGAAGACGGGTTGCAAAGCTGGTCTGCATATGAAGAGGAAAGAAGACGAGAAATGGGTTATAGTTAGTTTCGTAAAAGAACATAACCATGAGATCTCTCCTGATGATTATTACGCCAGTGTGAGGGGAAAGAACAAGCCTCCCGTTGGTGCGTCAGCACATCAAAAGAAAGGTCTTCAGTTAGCTCTAGAAGAAGACGACTTCAAGCTAATGCTCGAGCGTTTCGCGGAGATGCAATCTAAGCAGCCTGGTTTCTTCTACGCGGTGGATTTCGACTCTGAGAAACGTATTAGAAACGTGTTCTGGCTCGACGTGAAGGCTAAGCAAGACTATTACAGTTTCTCTGATGCTGTTCACTTCGACACGTTTTACGTTAGGAGCGGGTACAGAGTCCCGTTCGCTCCTTTCGTCGGGGTTAACCATCACCGTCGATATGCGCTGCTTGGATGTGCGTTGATAGGAGAAGAGAGCGAGTCAGCTTACTCGTGGCTGTTTCGGACGTGGCGTAAAGCAGTGGGAGGAGGTCAAGCTCCTGGAGTGATGATAACGGATCAGGATAAGGTTCTAAGCGACGTCGTTGCCGAAGTGTTTCCAACTGCTCGCCACTGTTTCTCTTTGTGGAGTGTGGTGAGTAAAGTTCCAGAGATGGTGAATCCTTTAGATGATGGTTTCACGGAGTGTTTTAGAGACTGCGTGGACGGAGCTTGGACAGATGAGCAGTTCGAAAGGAGCTGGTCAGAGATGGTTGGTAAGTTTGAGCTTAACGAGAACGAGTGGCTCCACTCGCTGTTTAGAGATCGGAAGAAGTGGGTGCCACGTTATTTCCACGGTCTTTCTTTCGCTGGATTGTCTGGACCTGAGAGATCTGGAAGCGTCGTCTCTCATTTCGACAAGTATATGAACTCAGAAGCTACATTTAATGAATTCTTTGAACTCTACACGAAGTTTCTGCAGTATCGTTACGATGTGGAAGCAAAAGATGATCTTGATTCTCAGAGCAAAGAGCCTACGCTGAGATCTTCTTTAGCTTTCGAGAAACAGCTTTCGTTGATCTACACAGACGCTGCTTTTAAGAAGTTCCAAACCGAGGTGCTGGGAGTTGTCTCTTGTCAACTCCAGAAAGAAAGAGAAGATGAGACTACAGCTATATTCCGCGTTGAGGATTTTGAAAAACGCCGAAACTTTTTCGTTTCTGTGAAGAAAGAGGTGTTGGATGTCTGCTGCTCTTGTTATTTATTCGAGTACCAGGGGTTCCTCTGCAAGCATGCGATGCTCGTACTTCAAAACTCCGACGTTTCCTGCGTTCCATCTCAGTATATATTGAAGCGCTGGTCAAAGAAGGGTAACAACAGAGAAGAAAAACACGAAGAAGGTGCCGCTGTAGATAACCGTATGTCACGTTTTGATGATCTTTGTAAGCGCTTTGTCAAGCTTGGAGAAGTTGCGTCTTTATCAGATGAAGCCTACAAGACTGCTTTGCAGTTTTTGGGAAAAAACTTGAAGAGATGCGTTAGGCTGAATAATTCTTCCAAGTTTCCCTCAGAGCCAGGCTTAGAAAATGAAGGTACGTTGGACTGTGCATCGAAACTGTCCAGGAAAAAGAAAACTCAGAAGAAAAGAAAG GCATATAATGGACCAGAGGATGTAACAAACGGGTCAGAAGAACTCCGCCAAGAACCT GAACAAGTTAGCTCCAGAGCTCCCACCTTTGAGAACTGTTACATTCCTCAAGCAGCAGATATGGAAGCAACGGAACTAGGCTCCCGTGCAGCACCTCTTGGGATGTATTATTCGACTCAACAGACTATTGGA TTCTCATCGGTTTCTTCCGTCCAGGATGGTTACTACTACGGACATCCGGCAACCATACAAGCAATG GGAAACTTGCATTCAGTTCATGGACGGATGAATCAGTATGAGACACAACCAAGCATCCAAGGAGCT TTTCAGGGACAGAGCGCTATCCGTGGCTGCTATGACATGGAAGAAACTCTGCAGGACATG TGA
- the LOC106342706 gene encoding protein FAR1-RELATED SEQUENCE 2 isoform X1 has translation MDVEGVAIDLLSRNGANVDEPCEASTSGNATSSTLENFATVGEPINGMEFESKEAAYYFYREYARSVGFGITIKASRRSKRSGKFIDVKIACSRFGTKRESTAAIVNPRSCPKTGCKAGLHMKRKEDEKWVIVSFVKEHNHEISPDDYYASVRGKNKPPVGASAHQKKGLQLALEEDDFKLMLERFAEMQSKQPGFFYAVDFDSEKRIRNVFWLDVKAKQDYYSFSDAVHFDTFYVRSGYRVPFAPFVGVNHHRRYALLGCALIGEESESAYSWLFRTWRKAVGGGQAPGVMITDQDKVLSDVVAEVFPTARHCFSLWSVVSKVPEMVNPLDDGFTECFRDCVDGAWTDEQFERSWSEMVGKFELNENEWLHSLFRDRKKWVPRYFHGLSFAGLSGPERSGSVVSHFDKYMNSEATFNEFFELYTKFLQYRYDVEAKDDLDSQSKEPTLRSSLAFEKQLSLIYTDAAFKKFQTEVLGVVSCQLQKEREDETTAIFRVEDFEKRRNFFVSVKKEVLDVCCSCYLFEYQGFLCKHAMLVLQNSDVSCVPSQYILKRWSKKGNNREEKHEEGAAVDNRMSRFDDLCKRFVKLGEVASLSDEAYKTALQFLGKNLKRCVRLNNSSKFPSEPGLENEGTLDCASKLSRKKKTQKKRKAYNGPEDVTNGSEELRQEPEQVSSRAPTFENCYIPQAADMEATELGSRAAPLGMYYSTQQTIGFSSVSSVQDGYYYGHPATIQAMGNLHSVHGRMNQYETQPSIQGAFQGQSAIRGCYDMEETLQDMFHGSGPSHPGDHRLSH, from the exons ATGGATGTTGAAGGCGTCGCTATAGATCTTCTATCAAGAAATGGTGCCAATGTTGATGAGCCTTGTGAGGCGAGCACGAGTGGAAATGCTACTAGCAGCACCTTAGAGAACTTCGCAACTGTTGGCGAGCCCATAAACGGGATGGAGTTCGAGTCCAAGGAGGCTGCTTACTATTTCTACAGAGAATACGCAAGATCAGTGGGATTTGGCATCACGATAAAAGCCAGCCGTCGCTCAAAGAGATCAGGAAAGTTCATCGATGTCAAAATAGCGTGTTCGAGATTCGGAACCAAGCGCGAGTCCACCGCGGCTATAGTAAACCCGCGGTCATGTCCGAAGACGGGTTGCAAAGCTGGTCTGCATATGAAGAGGAAAGAAGACGAGAAATGGGTTATAGTTAGTTTCGTAAAAGAACATAACCATGAGATCTCTCCTGATGATTATTACGCCAGTGTGAGGGGAAAGAACAAGCCTCCCGTTGGTGCGTCAGCACATCAAAAGAAAGGTCTTCAGTTAGCTCTAGAAGAAGACGACTTCAAGCTAATGCTCGAGCGTTTCGCGGAGATGCAATCTAAGCAGCCTGGTTTCTTCTACGCGGTGGATTTCGACTCTGAGAAACGTATTAGAAACGTGTTCTGGCTCGACGTGAAGGCTAAGCAAGACTATTACAGTTTCTCTGATGCTGTTCACTTCGACACGTTTTACGTTAGGAGCGGGTACAGAGTCCCGTTCGCTCCTTTCGTCGGGGTTAACCATCACCGTCGATATGCGCTGCTTGGATGTGCGTTGATAGGAGAAGAGAGCGAGTCAGCTTACTCGTGGCTGTTTCGGACGTGGCGTAAAGCAGTGGGAGGAGGTCAAGCTCCTGGAGTGATGATAACGGATCAGGATAAGGTTCTAAGCGACGTCGTTGCCGAAGTGTTTCCAACTGCTCGCCACTGTTTCTCTTTGTGGAGTGTGGTGAGTAAAGTTCCAGAGATGGTGAATCCTTTAGATGATGGTTTCACGGAGTGTTTTAGAGACTGCGTGGACGGAGCTTGGACAGATGAGCAGTTCGAAAGGAGCTGGTCAGAGATGGTTGGTAAGTTTGAGCTTAACGAGAACGAGTGGCTCCACTCGCTGTTTAGAGATCGGAAGAAGTGGGTGCCACGTTATTTCCACGGTCTTTCTTTCGCTGGATTGTCTGGACCTGAGAGATCTGGAAGCGTCGTCTCTCATTTCGACAAGTATATGAACTCAGAAGCTACATTTAATGAATTCTTTGAACTCTACACGAAGTTTCTGCAGTATCGTTACGATGTGGAAGCAAAAGATGATCTTGATTCTCAGAGCAAAGAGCCTACGCTGAGATCTTCTTTAGCTTTCGAGAAACAGCTTTCGTTGATCTACACAGACGCTGCTTTTAAGAAGTTCCAAACCGAGGTGCTGGGAGTTGTCTCTTGTCAACTCCAGAAAGAAAGAGAAGATGAGACTACAGCTATATTCCGCGTTGAGGATTTTGAAAAACGCCGAAACTTTTTCGTTTCTGTGAAGAAAGAGGTGTTGGATGTCTGCTGCTCTTGTTATTTATTCGAGTACCAGGGGTTCCTCTGCAAGCATGCGATGCTCGTACTTCAAAACTCCGACGTTTCCTGCGTTCCATCTCAGTATATATTGAAGCGCTGGTCAAAGAAGGGTAACAACAGAGAAGAAAAACACGAAGAAGGTGCCGCTGTAGATAACCGTATGTCACGTTTTGATGATCTTTGTAAGCGCTTTGTCAAGCTTGGAGAAGTTGCGTCTTTATCAGATGAAGCCTACAAGACTGCTTTGCAGTTTTTGGGAAAAAACTTGAAGAGATGCGTTAGGCTGAATAATTCTTCCAAGTTTCCCTCAGAGCCAGGCTTAGAAAATGAAGGTACGTTGGACTGTGCATCGAAACTGTCCAGGAAAAAGAAAACTCAGAAGAAAAGAAAG GCATATAATGGACCAGAGGATGTAACAAACGGGTCAGAAGAACTCCGCCAAGAACCT GAACAAGTTAGCTCCAGAGCTCCCACCTTTGAGAACTGTTACATTCCTCAAGCAGCAGATATGGAAGCAACGGAACTAGGCTCCCGTGCAGCACCTCTTGGGATGTATTATTCGACTCAACAGACTATTGGA TTCTCATCGGTTTCTTCCGTCCAGGATGGTTACTACTACGGACATCCGGCAACCATACAAGCAATG GGAAACTTGCATTCAGTTCATGGACGGATGAATCAGTATGAGACACAACCAAGCATCCAAGGAGCT TTTCAGGGACAGAGCGCTATCCGTGGCTGCTATGACATGGAAGAAACTCTGCAGGACATG TTTCATGGCTCTGGTCCGAGCCATCCGGGTGATCACCGTTTGTCCCACTAA
- the LOC106338089 gene encoding uncharacterized protein LOC106338089 — protein MAISRVFFSDLKSGRCSSVVEARLLRFWEARNVKRGGELMWVDMLLMDVNSTLMQATIKANRLPKFRDRLAAGTIYSVSGFDVARCAQNFKIADSSLMIRFSDSTEFDVLSDPVSPIPAEGFRFRNQTELVGLANTNTQLPGTDVIPLSL, from the exons ATGGCTATTTCGAGAGTCTTCTTCTCTGACCTGAAGTCCGGCAGATGCTCTTCCGTCGTCGAAGCCCGGCTTCTACGGTTCTGGGAGGCGAGGAACGTCAAGCGGGGTGGCGAGCTGATGTGGGTCGATATGCTGCTTATGGACGTGAAT TCGACTTTGATGCAAGCTACTATCAAGGCGAATCGGCTTCCAAAGTTCCGAGATAGACTCGCCGCCGGGACGATTTATTCTGTTTCTGGCTTTGACGTGGCCCGCTGTGCTCAGAACTTCAAGATTGCGGACTCTTCTTTGATGATCCGGTTTAGCGATTCCACCGAGTTTGACGTGTTATCTGATCCGGTCTCACCAATACCTGCGGAGGGGTTCCGGTTTCGTAACCAAACCGAGTTGGTTGGTTTAGCCAATACAAACACTCAACTTCCAGGTACCGATGTGATC CCACTGAGCCTTTGA